One Armatimonadota bacterium genomic window carries:
- a CDS encoding ABC transporter permease translates to MLQFVARRLLEALVVVFLALTVVFALQFLAGDPVKLFLPTDTTQKEIEEFRERLGFNDPWLVQYVRFLRGALRGDFGNSLRQHEPALVLVLHRFPATLSLSGVAMLLALVIAIPVGVISAARRNSWFDHLGIGSTVLGQAIPGFWLGLMLIYVFSVWLRVLPTGGRGTWLHFIMPSVTLAAFVAARFARLTRSMMLDVLGQDYIRTARAKGLAPPRVLYKHALKNASLPIVTLLALQLGQLLGGAVITETIFAWPGVGRFLVQALLNRDFPVVLVGVFLTAVLYSALNLVADMAYAWLNPRIRYE, encoded by the coding sequence ATGCTTCAGTTTGTTGCCCGCCGTCTTCTGGAGGCCCTGGTGGTGGTGTTCCTGGCCCTCACCGTGGTCTTCGCCCTCCAGTTCCTCGCCGGCGATCCGGTCAAGCTCTTCCTGCCGACGGACACAACACAGAAGGAGATCGAGGAGTTCCGCGAGCGACTGGGGTTCAACGATCCCTGGCTGGTGCAGTACGTGCGGTTTCTCCGGGGCGCGCTGCGCGGTGACTTCGGCAACTCGCTCCGGCAGCATGAACCCGCGCTGGTCCTGGTGCTGCACCGGTTCCCGGCCACGCTCTCGCTCTCCGGCGTGGCGATGCTGCTCGCCCTGGTCATAGCAATCCCGGTTGGCGTCATCTCGGCCGCGCGGCGCAACTCGTGGTTCGATCACCTGGGAATCGGCTCCACGGTGCTGGGTCAGGCCATTCCCGGATTCTGGTTGGGACTGATGCTGATCTACGTCTTCTCGGTCTGGCTGCGCGTGCTGCCGACCGGCGGGCGGGGAACGTGGCTGCACTTCATCATGCCGTCGGTAACCCTGGCGGCGTTCGTGGCGGCCCGGTTCGCGCGTCTGACGCGCTCGATGATGCTGGACGTCCTGGGCCAGGACTACATCCGCACCGCACGCGCCAAGGGGCTGGCACCACCGCGCGTCCTCTACAAGCACGCGCTCAAGAACGCATCCCTGCCCATCGTCACGCTGCTGGCGCTCCAGCTCGGCCAGTTGCTGGGGGGCGCGGTCATCACCGAGACGATCTTCGCCTGGCCCGGGGTGGGGAGGTTCCTGGTGCAGGCGCTGCTGAACCGCGACTTCCCTGTCGTGCTCGTCGGCGTCTTCCTCACAGCGGTCCTGTACTCGGCGCTGAACCTGGTGGCCGACATGGCCTATGCCTGGCTCAACCCAAGGATCCGGTATGAGTAA